One window of Streptomyces sp. NBC_00273 genomic DNA carries:
- a CDS encoding NAD-glutamate dehydrogenase has protein sequence MQTKLDEAKAELLARAARVAEHSPAGGLLPTGSERGERPDQDTVLSYLQRYYLHTAPEDLADRDPVDVFGAALSHYRLAENRPQGTANVRVHTPTVEENGWTSSHSVVEVVTDDMPFLVDSVTNELSRQGRGIHVVIHPQVVVRRDITGKLIEILGPDCDAHGPATARPHDSLVESWIHVEMDRETDKADLKQITADLQRVLSDVRESVEDWEKMREAALRIAEGLPAEPTAPDLREYELEEARELLRWLADDHFTFLGYREYNLVDGDSLSAVPGTGLGILRSDPHHSGKEDGHPVSPSFNRLPADARAKAREHRLLVLTKANSRSTVHRPSYLDYVGVKKFDADGNVVGERRFLGLFSSAAYTESVRRVPVIRRKVAEVLAGAGFAPSSHDGRDLTQILETYPRDELFQTPVDQLQAIVTSVLYLQERRRLRLYLRQDEYGRYYSALVYLPRDRFTTGVRLRLMDILREELGGISVDFTAWNTESILSRIHFVVRVPQGTELPALTDSDVERIEGRLVEAARSWADGFQEALIAECGEERAAELLRRYGTSFAEGYKADHSPRAAVADLIHLERLAASDRQFALSLYEPVGAGPGERRFKIFRTGDQVSLSAVLPVLQRLGVEVTDERPYELRRSDRVSAWIYDFGLRMPVSGNGDNYLGDDARERFQDAFAAVWQGDAENDNFNALVLSAGLTWRQAVVLRAYAKYLRQAGSTFSQDYMEDTLRNNVHTTRLLVSLFEARMAPVRQTAGSELVDAMLEELDGALDQVASLDEDRILRAFLTLIKATLRTNFFQLNGVGEQHSYVSMKFDPQAIPDLPAPRPAFEIWVYSPRVEGVHLRFGKVARGGLRWSDRREDFRTEILGLVKAQMVKNTVIVPVGAKGGFVAKNLPDPSVDRDAWLAEGIASYKIFISALLDITDNMVAGEVLPPKGVVRHDEDDTYLVVAADKGTATFSDIANGVAESYGFWLGDAFASGGSAGYDHKGMGITARGAWESVKRHFRELGHDTQTEDFTVVGVGDMSGDVFGNGMLLSEHIRLVAAFDHRHIFIDPNPDAATSYAERRRLFELPRSSWADYDTSLISAGGGIHPRTAKAVPITAQVREALGIEAGVTKMTPADLMKAILQSPVDLLWNGGIGTYVKATAETHADVGDKANDAIRVNGSDVRAKVIGEGGNLGLTQLGRIEFARTGAGGEGGKVNTDAIDNSAGVDTSDHEVNIKILLNAVVTDGDMTVKQRNKLLAQMTDEVGHLVLRNNYAQNVALANGAAQAPSLLHAQQRYMRRLERDGLLDRALEFLPTDRQIRELLGGGKGLTQPELAVLFAYTKITVADELIATELPDDPYLRRLLFAYFPAALAERLTEQIDTHALRREIITTILVNDTVNTGGSTFLHRLREESGASTEEIVRAQLAAREIFGLADVWDAVEALDNKVAADVQTRVRLHSRRLVERGTRWLLNNRPQPLQITETIGFFQERVGQVWAELPKLVRGADLEWYQSILDELTGEGVPEELAAKVAGFSSAFPALDIVAIADRTGVDPLEVAEVYYDLADRLAITQLMDRIIELPRSDRWQSMARASIREDLFAAHAALTADVLSVGNGTSTPEERFKAWEEKNTAIIGRARTTLDEIQGSDDFDLANLSVAMRTMRSLLRVHS, from the coding sequence ATGCAGACCAAGCTGGACGAAGCAAAGGCCGAGCTGCTAGCACGGGCGGCCCGGGTAGCTGAGCACAGCCCGGCCGGGGGGCTACTTCCGACTGGGTCCGAGCGGGGAGAGCGTCCAGACCAGGACACCGTTCTCTCCTACCTCCAGCGCTACTACCTGCACACGGCGCCCGAGGACCTCGCGGACCGGGACCCGGTCGATGTGTTCGGAGCCGCGCTCTCGCACTACCGGCTCGCCGAGAACCGGCCGCAGGGCACCGCGAACGTGCGCGTGCACACGCCCACGGTGGAGGAGAACGGCTGGACCTCCAGCCACTCCGTCGTCGAGGTCGTCACCGACGACATGCCCTTCCTCGTGGACTCCGTGACGAACGAGCTGTCCCGCCAGGGCCGCGGCATCCACGTCGTGATCCACCCGCAGGTCGTCGTCCGCCGCGACATCACCGGCAAGCTGATCGAGATCCTCGGCCCCGACTGCGACGCCCACGGCCCCGCCACCGCGCGTCCCCACGACTCCCTCGTCGAGTCCTGGATCCACGTCGAGATGGACCGCGAGACCGACAAGGCCGATCTCAAGCAGATCACCGCCGATCTCCAGCGCGTCCTGTCCGACGTACGCGAGTCCGTCGAGGACTGGGAGAAGATGCGCGAGGCCGCGCTGCGGATCGCGGAGGGCCTCCCGGCCGAGCCCACCGCCCCCGACCTGCGCGAGTACGAGCTCGAAGAGGCCCGTGAGCTGCTGCGCTGGCTCGCCGACGACCACTTCACCTTCCTCGGCTACCGCGAGTACAACCTCGTCGACGGCGACTCCCTGTCCGCCGTGCCCGGTACCGGCCTCGGCATCCTGCGCTCCGACCCGCACCACAGCGGCAAGGAGGACGGCCACCCGGTCTCGCCGTCCTTCAACCGGCTGCCCGCCGACGCGCGCGCCAAGGCCCGCGAGCACCGCCTGCTGGTGCTGACCAAGGCCAACAGCCGCTCCACCGTGCACCGCCCCTCGTACCTCGACTACGTGGGCGTCAAGAAGTTCGACGCCGACGGCAACGTCGTCGGCGAGCGCCGCTTCCTCGGCCTGTTCTCCTCCGCCGCGTACACCGAGTCCGTGCGCCGCGTCCCGGTCATCCGCCGCAAGGTCGCGGAGGTCCTCGCCGGCGCCGGCTTCGCGCCGAGCAGCCACGACGGCCGCGACCTGACGCAGATCCTGGAGACGTACCCGCGCGACGAGCTGTTCCAGACCCCGGTCGACCAGCTCCAGGCCATCGTCACCTCCGTCCTGTACCTCCAGGAACGCCGCCGGCTGCGGCTGTACCTGCGCCAGGACGAGTACGGCCGCTACTACTCGGCGCTCGTTTACCTGCCCCGCGACCGGTTCACCACCGGTGTGCGGCTGCGCCTGATGGACATCCTGCGCGAGGAGCTCGGCGGCATCAGCGTCGACTTCACCGCCTGGAACACCGAGTCGATCCTCTCCCGCATCCACTTCGTCGTCCGCGTCCCGCAGGGCACCGAGCTGCCCGCGCTGACCGACTCCGACGTCGAGCGCATCGAGGGCCGTCTCGTCGAGGCCGCCCGCTCCTGGGCCGACGGCTTCCAGGAAGCGCTGATCGCCGAGTGCGGCGAGGAGCGCGCCGCCGAGCTGCTGCGCCGCTACGGCACCTCCTTCGCCGAGGGCTACAAGGCCGACCACTCGCCGCGCGCGGCCGTCGCCGACCTGATCCACCTGGAGCGGCTCGCCGCCAGCGACCGCCAGTTCGCGCTCTCGCTCTACGAGCCCGTCGGCGCGGGCCCCGGCGAGCGCCGCTTCAAGATCTTCCGTACCGGCGACCAGGTCTCGCTCTCCGCGGTCCTGCCGGTGCTGCAGCGCCTGGGCGTCGAGGTCACCGACGAGCGCCCGTACGAGCTGCGCCGCTCCGACCGGGTCAGCGCCTGGATCTACGACTTCGGTCTGCGGATGCCCGTCTCCGGCAACGGGGACAACTACCTCGGCGACGACGCCCGCGAGCGCTTCCAGGACGCCTTCGCCGCGGTCTGGCAGGGCGACGCGGAGAACGACAACTTCAACGCCCTGGTGCTGAGCGCCGGGCTCACCTGGCGACAGGCCGTCGTCCTGCGCGCGTACGCCAAGTACCTGCGCCAGGCCGGCTCCACCTTCAGCCAGGACTACATGGAGGACACCCTCCGCAACAACGTCCACACCACCCGACTGCTGGTCTCGCTCTTCGAGGCCCGGATGGCGCCCGTGCGCCAGACCGCCGGCAGCGAGCTCGTGGACGCCATGCTGGAGGAGCTCGACGGGGCCCTGGACCAGGTCGCCTCGCTCGACGAGGACCGCATCCTGCGGGCCTTCCTCACCCTCATCAAGGCCACCCTGCGCACGAACTTCTTCCAGCTCAACGGCGTGGGCGAGCAGCACTCGTACGTGTCGATGAAGTTCGACCCGCAGGCCATCCCGGACCTGCCGGCCCCGCGTCCGGCCTTCGAGATCTGGGTGTACTCCCCGCGCGTCGAGGGCGTCCACCTGCGCTTCGGCAAGGTCGCCCGAGGCGGCCTCCGCTGGTCCGACCGCCGCGAGGACTTCCGTACGGAGATCCTCGGCCTGGTCAAGGCGCAGATGGTCAAGAACACCGTGATCGTGCCGGTCGGTGCCAAGGGCGGCTTCGTCGCCAAGAACCTCCCCGACCCGTCGGTGGACCGCGACGCCTGGCTCGCCGAGGGCATCGCCTCGTACAAGATCTTCATCTCGGCACTCCTCGACATCACCGACAACATGGTCGCCGGCGAGGTCCTGCCCCCGAAGGGCGTGGTCCGCCACGACGAGGACGACACCTACCTCGTCGTCGCCGCCGACAAGGGCACCGCGACCTTCTCCGACATCGCCAACGGCGTGGCGGAGTCCTACGGCTTCTGGCTCGGCGACGCCTTCGCATCGGGCGGCTCGGCCGGCTACGACCACAAGGGCATGGGCATCACGGCCCGCGGCGCGTGGGAGTCCGTCAAGCGGCACTTCCGCGAGCTGGGCCACGACACCCAGACCGAGGACTTCACCGTCGTCGGCGTCGGTGACATGTCCGGCGACGTGTTCGGCAACGGCATGCTGCTCTCCGAGCACATCCGCCTGGTCGCCGCCTTCGACCACCGGCACATCTTCATCGACCCGAACCCGGACGCGGCCACCTCCTACGCCGAGCGCCGGCGCCTGTTCGAGCTGCCGCGCTCCTCGTGGGCCGACTACGACACCTCGCTGATCTCGGCGGGCGGTGGCATCCACCCGCGTACCGCGAAGGCCGTCCCGATCACCGCGCAGGTCCGCGAGGCCCTCGGCATCGAGGCGGGCGTCACCAAGATGACCCCGGCCGACCTGATGAAGGCCATCCTGCAGTCCCCCGTGGACCTGCTGTGGAACGGCGGCATCGGTACGTACGTCAAGGCCACCGCCGAGACGCACGCGGACGTCGGCGACAAGGCCAACGACGCCATCCGCGTCAACGGCTCCGACGTGCGGGCCAAGGTCATCGGCGAGGGCGGCAACCTGGGTCTGACCCAGCTGGGCCGGATCGAGTTCGCCCGCACCGGTGCGGGCGGCGAGGGCGGCAAGGTCAACACCGACGCCATCGACAACAGCGCGGGCGTGGACACCTCCGACCACGAGGTGAACATCAAGATCCTGCTCAACGCGGTCGTCACCGACGGCGACATGACGGTCAAGCAGCGCAACAAGCTGCTCGCCCAGATGACCGACGAGGTCGGCCACCTGGTGCTGCGCAACAACTACGCGCAGAACGTCGCGCTCGCCAACGGTGCGGCCCAGGCCCCGAGCCTGCTCCACGCCCAGCAGCGCTACATGCGGCGGCTGGAGCGCGACGGGCTGCTCGACCGGGCGCTGGAGTTCCTGCCCACCGACCGGCAGATCCGCGAGCTGCTGGGCGGCGGCAAGGGCCTGACCCAGCCGGAGCTGGCCGTGCTGTTCGCCTACACCAAGATCACGGTGGCGGACGAGCTCATCGCCACCGAGCTGCCGGACGACCCGTACCTGCGCCGTCTGCTCTTCGCGTACTTCCCGGCCGCCCTGGCCGAGCGGCTCACCGAGCAGATCGACACGCACGCGCTGCGCCGGGAGATCATCACCACCATCCTGGTCAACGACACCGTCAACACGGGTGGTTCGACCTTCCTGCACCGTCTGCGCGAGGAGAGCGGGGCCTCCACGGAGGAGATCGTGCGCGCGCAGCTCGCGGCCCGCGAGATCTTCGGCCTGGCCGACGTGTGGGACGCGGTGGAGGCGCTGGACAACAAGGTCGCCGCCGACGTCCAGACCCGGGTGCGGCTGCACTCGCGGCGCCTGGTCGAGCGCGGTACCCGCTGGCTGCTGAACAACCGCCCGCAGCCGCTCCAGATCACCGAGACCATCGGCTTCTTCCAGGAGCGCGTGGGCCAGGTCTGGGCCGAGCTGCCGAAGCTGGTGCGCGGCGCCGACCTGGAGTGGTACCAGTCGATCCTCGACGAGCTGACGGGCGAGGGCGTCCCCGAGGAACTGGCCGCCAAGGTGGCCGGCTTCTCCTCCGCCTTCCCGGCGCTGGACATCGTCGCGATCGCGGACCGCACGGGTGTGGATCCGCTGGAGGTCGCCGAGGTGTACTACGACCTCGCCGACCGTCTGGCCATCACCCAGCTGATGGACCGGATCATCGAGCTGCCGCGGTCCGACCGCTGGCAGTCGATGGCCCGCGCCTCCATCCGCGAGGACCTGTTCGCGGCGCACGCGGCGCTGACCGCGGACGTGCTGTCGGTGGGCAACGGCACTTCGACTCCCGAGGAGCGCTTCAAGGCGTGGGAGGAGAAGAACACGGCCATCATCGGGCGGGCGCGGACGACTCTGGACGAGATCCAGGGGTCGGACGACTTCGACCTGGCGAACCTGTCGGTGGCGATGCGGACGATGCGGTCGCTGCTGCGCGTGCACAGCTGA